Proteins co-encoded in one Setaria viridis chromosome 9, Setaria_viridis_v4.0, whole genome shotgun sequence genomic window:
- the LOC140221301 gene encoding uncharacterized protein encodes MASMKLSFAFILLLSGLVVFGEADGKKTGAACGVQCFQGGYITCDNYPSQELDICDCQCAPKNGKNCKLHLLSSGDTFDCPAHGA; translated from the exons atggcctcCATGAAGCTCTCCTTTGctttcatcctcctcctttccG GGCTCGTCGTGTTCGGCGAGGCCGATGGGAAGAAGAcgggggcggcgtgcggggtgCAGTGCTTCCAGGGCGGGTACATCACCTGCGACAACTACCCCTCCCAGGAGCTGGACATCTGCGACTGCCAGTGCGCGCCCAAGAACGGCAAGAACTGCAAGCTCCACCTCCTGAGCAGCGGCGACACCTTCGACTGCCCGGCGCATGGGGCGTAG
- the LOC117836964 gene encoding uncharacterized protein encodes MSRYVEMLDMGVRIAARFHSHCPQTARMYYKPPQTQAATSSSSADDDAKARSFGLHAAPVLRPFSEAMDVGAGDRPGHQLHDFDTAQVIVYEVI; translated from the coding sequence ATGTCTCGGTACGTGGAGATGCTGGACATGGGCGTGCGCATCGCGGCGAGGTTCCACTCCCACTGCCCGCAGACGGCGCGGATGTACTACAAGCCGCCGCAGACCCAGGCGGCGACGTCTTCGTCctcggccgacgacgacgccaaggCCAGGAGCTTCGGCCTCCACGCGGCGCCTGTCCTGCGGCCCTTCTCGGAGGCTATGGatgtcggcgccggcgaccgtCCAGGCCATCAGCTTCACGACTTCGACACAGCGCAGGTCATCGTGTACGAGGTTATCTGA
- the LOC117840044 gene encoding uncharacterized protein yields the protein MAAAVSMKLSLAFVLLLSGLVVFGEQVAAARKSRVDCSLVRCIQGGYITCDNYPYQKLEGCICDCAPRNGKNCKLHLQSGSTQDCGKEE from the exons ATGGCTGCAGCTGTCTCCATGAAGCTCTCGCTCgccttcgtcctcctcctctccg ggcTCGTCGTGTTCGGCGAGCAGGTTGCTGCGGCCAGGAAGAGCAGGGTGGACTGCTCGCTGGTCCGGTGCATCCAGGGCGGGTACATCACTTGCGACAACTACCCTTACCAGAAGCTGGAGGGCTGCATCTGCGACTGCGCGCCCAGGAACGGCAAGAACTGCAAGCTCCACCTCCAGTCCGGCTCCACCCAAGATTGCGGCAAGGAGGAATGA
- the LOC117835970 gene encoding uncharacterized protein: MGRDDEPVDPMEIDGQQKLQVEASTAVPEGFNADYLRVYYGKLFPYGDFFKWLCYGNDGKHPGCDQSYVGRREFSFTLENDIYLRFQSFDSASELESSIKEKCPFKIDIGPVYSVDPAKHHAYAQSGNNVFVPVERELIFDIDISDYDDVRYCCSGADVCLDCWPLMTIAIKILDTSLRDDFGFNHILWVYSGRRGVHCWVCDSRARKLSNEQRAAIADYFRVYKGGENALKKVSLAGPVLHPFLARSYMDVLESFFEDKLLLSQQLFASEDRCQKILDLIPDENVASELHDKWQGNRPSSISKEDVNAARWKQLKTTLQSGKHKGLRRCVEEIVFSYTYPRLDMEVSKHMNHLLKAPFCIHPKTGRVCVPIDPNNCEDFDPTAVPTLSQLLGELNAASFQTDSENNWERTSLEKSIRFFRTSFLQPLLKACKEELESAYNAKLQQSTNSLNW, from the exons ATGGGAAGGGACGATGAGCCGGTTGACCCAATGGAGATTGACGGCCAGCAGAAGCTACAGGTAGAAGCCTCCACTGCCGTGCCGGAGGGGTTCAACGCCGACTACCTCCGAGTCTACTACG GAAAGCTGTTCCCATACGGTGATTTCTTTAAATGGCTTTGCTATGGAAATG ATGGAAAGCACCCCGGATGTGACCAGTCATATGTTGGACGTCGAGAGTTTTCATTTACACTAGAGAATGACATCTACCTGCGGTTCCAGTCCTTTGATAGTGCTTCTGAATTGGAGAGTTCTATCAAGGAGAAGTGCCCTTTCAAGATTGATATTGGACCTGTCTACAGCGTAGAT CCTGCAAAGCATCATGCTTATGCCCAATCTGGCAATAATGTCTTTGTACCCGTGGAAAGGGAACTAATTTTTGACATT GATATATCTGATTATGATGATGTTCGCTACTGCTGCTCTGGAGCTGATGTCTGCTTGGACTGCTGGCCCTTAATGACCATTGCTATCAAAATTCTGGATACTTCGCTTAGAG ATGATTTTGGTTTCAATCACATATTGTGGGTATACAGTGGCCGTCGTGGTGTCCATTGCTGGGTCTGTGATAGCAGAGCAAGAAA GCTCAGCAATGAACAAAGGGCTGCGATTGCTGACTACTTTCGAGTCTACAAG GGTGGTGAAAACGCACTGAAGAAAGTATCCTTGGCTGGACCTGTCCTCCATCCTTTCCTTGC ACGGTCGTACATGGATGTTCTTGAAAGCTTCTTTGAAGATAAGTTGCTACTTAGCCAACAACTCTTTGCGTCAGAGGATAGATGTCAGAAGATACTTGATCTCATCCCTGATGAAA ATGTTGCTAGTGAGCTCCATGACAAGTGGCAGGGAAATAGACCATCATCTATTTCAAAGGAAGATGTCAATGCAGCCAGATGGAAGCAATTGAAGACGACCTTACAGTCAGGAAAGCACAAG GGGCTTCGGAGATGTGTGGAAGAGATTGTCTTCTCATACACATATCCTAGACTTGACATGGAG GTATCAAAGCACATGAATCATTTACTAAAAGCTCCCTTTTGTATACACCCAAAGACAG GTCGTGTTTGTGTTCCAATTGATCCCAATAATTGCGAGGATTTTGATCCTACAGCTGTTCCTACTCTATCACAG CTTTTAGGAGAGCTCAATGCTGCTAGTTTTCAGACAGATTCTGAAAATA ATTGGGAAAGAACGTCCCTTGAGAAATCCATCAGGTTTTTCAGAACTTCGTTTCTGCAACCGCTGCTGAAAGCGTGCAAG GAGGAACTGGAAAGCGCATACAATGCAAAGCTCCAGCAGTCCACGAATTCCTTGAATTGGTAA
- the LOC117839450 gene encoding uncharacterized protein, which yields MASMKLLSLTCILLLSGLVVFGEIGGVAAAAEPCPVVCIQGGYITCDNYPYQKLDGCDCECAPKDGINCVLHHLVTGDTFKCPAQA from the exons ATGGCATCCATGAAGCTGCTCTCCCTCACctgcatcctcctcctctccg GGCTTGTCGTGTTCGGCGAGATCGGAggggtcgcggcggcggcggagccgtgCCCGGTGGTGTGCATCCAGGGCGGGTACATCACCTGCGACAACTACCCCTACCAGAAGCTGGACGGCTGCGACTGCGAGTGCGCGCCCAAGGACGGAATCAACTGCGTGCTCCACCACCTGGTCACCGGCGACACGTTCAAATGCCCAGCGCAGGCGTAG
- the LOC117836963 gene encoding uncharacterized protein — MSRYVEMLDMGVRVAARFHSHCPQTARMYYKPPQTQAATSSSPSADDAKAKSSGLHAAPVLRPFAAAADSGAGGGNRSAGFQFHDFDTAQVVVYQVI, encoded by the coding sequence ATGTCTCGGTACGTGGAGATGCTGGACATGGGCGTGCGCGTCGCCGCGAGGTTCCACTCGCACTGCCCGCAGACGGCGCGCATGTACTACAAGCCGCCGCAGACCCaggcggcgacgtcgtcgtcgccctCGGCCGACGACGCCAAGGCCAAGAGCTCCGGTCTCCATGCGGCGCCCGTCCTGCGGCCcttcgcggcggccgcggattctggcgccggcggcggcaaccggTCGGCGGGGTTCCAGTTTCACGACTTCGACACCGCGCAGGTCGTCGTGTACCAAGTTATCTGA
- the LOC117840043 gene encoding folate transporter 1, chloroplastic yields MPLGTSLAAAEAWTWENAAAGAAAGFTTVAALHPLDVVRTRFQVSGGRGWSEVPPYRNTGNALYTIARSEGLRGLYAGFYPAVLGSTVSWGLYFFFYNRAKQRYLERKDGQLHPVEHLISAAEAGALVSLFTNPIWLVKTRLQLQTPKHHASGYSGFSDALRTILKEEGFLALYRGIGPGLLLVTHGAIQFTAYEELRKAMIYIKSTQTRTDNRGGEESLNSIDFAAVGAGSKLAAILLTYPYQVIRARLQQRPGSDGTPKYSNSWHVVKETAKYEGVRGFYRGITSNLLKNLPAASLTFVVYENVIRLFKAAKEKT; encoded by the exons ATGCCGCTGGGTAcctcgctggcggcggcggaggcgtggaCGTGGGAGAACGCCGCGGCTGGAGCGGCCGCCGGGTTCACCACCGTCGCGGCCCTCCACCCGCTCGACGTCGTCCGCACCCGCTTTCAAG TGAGCGGCGGGAGGGGTTGGTCCGAGGTGCCGCCGTACAGGAACACCGGGAACGCCCTGTACACAATCGCACGATCTGAG GGTCTGAGGGGACTTTATGCAGGCTTTTATCCTGCAGTTCTTGGATCAACTGTTTCTTGGGGGCTATATTTCTTTTT CTACAACAGAGCTAAACAAAGGTACTTGGAGAGGAAGGATGGCCAGCTTCACCCAGTCGAACATCTCATTTCAGCTGCAGAAGCAGGTGCTTTG GTGTCCTTGTTTACAAATCCCATATGGCTGGTGAAAACAAGACTGCAACTACAGACACCTAAACATCACGCTTCAGGATATTCTGGGTTTTCTG ATGCTTTGAGAACTATTCTAAAAGAGGAGGGATTTCTTGCACTTTATAGAGGAATTGGTCCAGGGCTTTTGCTG GTCACCCATGGTGCGATACAGTTTACGGCCTATGAGGAACTACGCAAAGCTATGATATATATCAAAAGTACACAAACAAGGACAGACAATAGAGGAGGCGAGGAATCATTG AATTCTATTGACTTCGCGGCAGTTGGAGCTGGTTCAAAATTAGCTGCTATATTACTTACCTATCCTTATCAG GTCATCCGAGCCCGCTTGCAG CAACGGCCTGGCAGTGATGGTACTCCGAAGTACTCGAATAGCTGGCATGTTGTGAAGGAAACTGCAAA GTATGAAGGTGTCCGTGGATTTTACAGGGGCATCACATCCAACCTACTGAAAAACCTTCCAGCGGCTTCGCTCACGTTTGTGGTGTATGAAAATGTAATCAGACTATTCAAAGCAGCCAAGGAGAAGACATA G